In a genomic window of Muntiacus reevesi chromosome 1, mMunRee1.1, whole genome shotgun sequence:
- the PYROXD1 gene encoding pyridine nucleotide-disulfide oxidoreductase domain-containing protein 1 isoform X3, with protein sequence MLANRFPNIKVIESGVKQLKSKEHCILTEDGNQHIYKKLCLCAGAKPKLICEGNPYVLGIRDTDSAQEFQKQLTKAKRIMIIGNGGIALELVYEIEGCEVIWVIKDKAIGNTFFDAGAAEFLTSKLIDEKPEAKIAQKRTRYTTEGRKKEAQTGANAGNIGSALGPDWHEGLDLKGTKEFSHKIHIETMCEVKKIYLQEEFRISEKKSLSFPRDHHDQSVTTDKEIWPVYVELTNEKIFGCDFIVSATGVTPNTEPFLCGNNFDVGEDGGLKVDDHMHTSLPDIYAAGDICTASWHPSPVWQQMRLWTQARQMGWYAAKCMAASSVGESIDMDFSFELFAHVTKFFNYKVVLLGKYNAQGLGSNHELLLRCTKGQEYIKAVLQNGRMVGAVLIGETDLEETFENLILNQMNLSAYGEDLLDPNIDIEDYFD encoded by the exons ATGTTAGCAAATCGCTTTCCCAACATTAAGGTTATAGAATCTGGAGTAAAGCAACTAAAGAGCAAAGAGCAT TGCATTTTAACTGAAGATGGCAATCAGCATATTTATAAGAAGCTCTGTCTGTGTGCTGGAGCGAAACCAAAATTGATATGTGAAGGAAATCCTTATGTGTTAGGAATCCGTGATACAGACAGTGCACAG GAATTTCAGAAACAACTTACTAAAGCTAAGAGAATAATGATCATAGGGAATGGTGGTATCGCACTTGAATTAGT GTATGAAATTGAAGGCTGTGAAGTAATTTGGGTCATTAAAGATAAAGCAATTGGGAATACTTTCTTCGATGCAGGAGCAGCTGAATTCTTGACTTCAAAGCTCATTGATGAAAAACCAGAGGCTAAAATTGCACAAAAAAGAACCAGATATACAACTGAAG GACGGAAAAAGGAAGCACAAACCGGAGCTAATGCTGGTAACATAGGCAGCGCCCTGGGACCTGACTGGCATGAAGGGCTGGATCTTAAAGGAACAAAAGAG ttttctcatAAAATTCACATTGAAACCATGTGTGAAGTAAAGAAAATTTACCTTCAGGAAGAATTTAGAATTTCTGAGAAAAAATCCTTGTCTTTTCCAAGAGACCATCATGATCAGTCAGTTACTACTGACAAAG agatatgGCCTGTATATGTGGAACTGACCAATGAAAAGATATTTGGCTGCGATTTCATTGTCAGTGCTACAGGAGTTACACCAAATACAGAACCTTTTCTCTGTGGCAACAAT TTTGATGTAGGAGAAGATGGTGGCCTGAAGGTGGATGACCACATGCACACGTCCCTTCCTGACATCTATGCCGCAGGTGATATTTGCACAGCCTCCTGGCATCCCAGCCCTGTCTGGCAACAG ATGAGGCTGTGGACCCAGGCTAGGCAGATGGGCTGGTATGCGGCAAAGTGCATGGCTGCATCTAGTGTGGGAGAGTCCATTGACATGGATTTCAGCTTTGAACTTTTCGCTCATGTAACAAAATTTTTTAACTATAAG GTTGTATTACTGGGGAAATACAATGCACAGGGCTTGGGCTCAAACCATGAGCTACTGCTGAGGTGTACCAAAGGGCAGGAGTACATCAAAGCCGTCCTGCAGAACGGGCGAATGGTGGGCGCCGTCCTAATTGGTGAGACTGACTTagaagaaacatttgaaaatttaattttaaaccaGATGAACCTTTCAGCATATGGAGAAGATCTGCTGGATCCAAATATTGATATAGAAGATTATTTTGACTAA
- the PYROXD1 gene encoding pyridine nucleotide-disulfide oxidoreductase domain-containing protein 1 isoform X2, with translation MPEQLAINFPSEDILLITASPVIKAVTNFKQVSKVLEEFDVEEQPSTMLANRFPNIKVIESGVKQLKSKEHCILTEDGNQHIYKKLCLCAGAKPKLICEGNPYVLGIRDTDSAQEFQKQLTKAKRIMIIGNGGIALELVYEIEGCEVIWVIKDKAIGNTFFDAGAAEFLTSKLIDEKPEAKIAQKRTRYTTEGRKKEAQTGANAGNIGSALGPDWHEGLDLKGTKEFSHKIHIETMCEVKKIYLQEEFRISEKKSLSFPRDHHDQSVTTDKEIWPVYVELTNEKIFGCDFIVSATGVTPNTEPFLCGNNFDVGEDGGLKVDDHMHTSLPDIYAAGDICTASWHPSPVWQQMRLWTQARQMGWYAAKCMAASSVGESIDMDFSFELFAHVTKFFNYKVVLLGKYNAQGLGSNHELLLRCTKGQEYIKAVLQNGRMVGAVLIGETDLEETFENLILNQMNLSAYGEDLLDPNIDIEDYFD, from the exons ttggcAATTAATTTTCCATCAGAAGATATTCTCCTGATAACAGCGTCTCCTGTTATTAAAGCGGTTACAAATTTCAAGCAG gtttctaaagTATTGGAAGAATTTGATGTTGAAGAACAACCAAGTACCATGTTAGCAAATCGCTTTCCCAACATTAAGGTTATAGAATCTGGAGTAAAGCAACTAAAGAGCAAAGAGCAT TGCATTTTAACTGAAGATGGCAATCAGCATATTTATAAGAAGCTCTGTCTGTGTGCTGGAGCGAAACCAAAATTGATATGTGAAGGAAATCCTTATGTGTTAGGAATCCGTGATACAGACAGTGCACAG GAATTTCAGAAACAACTTACTAAAGCTAAGAGAATAATGATCATAGGGAATGGTGGTATCGCACTTGAATTAGT GTATGAAATTGAAGGCTGTGAAGTAATTTGGGTCATTAAAGATAAAGCAATTGGGAATACTTTCTTCGATGCAGGAGCAGCTGAATTCTTGACTTCAAAGCTCATTGATGAAAAACCAGAGGCTAAAATTGCACAAAAAAGAACCAGATATACAACTGAAG GACGGAAAAAGGAAGCACAAACCGGAGCTAATGCTGGTAACATAGGCAGCGCCCTGGGACCTGACTGGCATGAAGGGCTGGATCTTAAAGGAACAAAAGAG ttttctcatAAAATTCACATTGAAACCATGTGTGAAGTAAAGAAAATTTACCTTCAGGAAGAATTTAGAATTTCTGAGAAAAAATCCTTGTCTTTTCCAAGAGACCATCATGATCAGTCAGTTACTACTGACAAAG agatatgGCCTGTATATGTGGAACTGACCAATGAAAAGATATTTGGCTGCGATTTCATTGTCAGTGCTACAGGAGTTACACCAAATACAGAACCTTTTCTCTGTGGCAACAAT TTTGATGTAGGAGAAGATGGTGGCCTGAAGGTGGATGACCACATGCACACGTCCCTTCCTGACATCTATGCCGCAGGTGATATTTGCACAGCCTCCTGGCATCCCAGCCCTGTCTGGCAACAG ATGAGGCTGTGGACCCAGGCTAGGCAGATGGGCTGGTATGCGGCAAAGTGCATGGCTGCATCTAGTGTGGGAGAGTCCATTGACATGGATTTCAGCTTTGAACTTTTCGCTCATGTAACAAAATTTTTTAACTATAAG GTTGTATTACTGGGGAAATACAATGCACAGGGCTTGGGCTCAAACCATGAGCTACTGCTGAGGTGTACCAAAGGGCAGGAGTACATCAAAGCCGTCCTGCAGAACGGGCGAATGGTGGGCGCCGTCCTAATTGGTGAGACTGACTTagaagaaacatttgaaaatttaattttaaaccaGATGAACCTTTCAGCATATGGAGAAGATCTGCTGGATCCAAATATTGATATAGAAGATTATTTTGACTAA
- the PYROXD1 gene encoding pyridine nucleotide-disulfide oxidoreductase domain-containing protein 1 isoform X1, translated as MQTFPASHCSLQTTKSMEAPCSPPTAGKFVVVGGGIAGVTCAEQLAINFPSEDILLITASPVIKAVTNFKQVSKVLEEFDVEEQPSTMLANRFPNIKVIESGVKQLKSKEHCILTEDGNQHIYKKLCLCAGAKPKLICEGNPYVLGIRDTDSAQEFQKQLTKAKRIMIIGNGGIALELVYEIEGCEVIWVIKDKAIGNTFFDAGAAEFLTSKLIDEKPEAKIAQKRTRYTTEGRKKEAQTGANAGNIGSALGPDWHEGLDLKGTKEFSHKIHIETMCEVKKIYLQEEFRISEKKSLSFPRDHHDQSVTTDKEIWPVYVELTNEKIFGCDFIVSATGVTPNTEPFLCGNNFDVGEDGGLKVDDHMHTSLPDIYAAGDICTASWHPSPVWQQMRLWTQARQMGWYAAKCMAASSVGESIDMDFSFELFAHVTKFFNYKVVLLGKYNAQGLGSNHELLLRCTKGQEYIKAVLQNGRMVGAVLIGETDLEETFENLILNQMNLSAYGEDLLDPNIDIEDYFD; from the exons ttggcAATTAATTTTCCATCAGAAGATATTCTCCTGATAACAGCGTCTCCTGTTATTAAAGCGGTTACAAATTTCAAGCAG gtttctaaagTATTGGAAGAATTTGATGTTGAAGAACAACCAAGTACCATGTTAGCAAATCGCTTTCCCAACATTAAGGTTATAGAATCTGGAGTAAAGCAACTAAAGAGCAAAGAGCAT TGCATTTTAACTGAAGATGGCAATCAGCATATTTATAAGAAGCTCTGTCTGTGTGCTGGAGCGAAACCAAAATTGATATGTGAAGGAAATCCTTATGTGTTAGGAATCCGTGATACAGACAGTGCACAG GAATTTCAGAAACAACTTACTAAAGCTAAGAGAATAATGATCATAGGGAATGGTGGTATCGCACTTGAATTAGT GTATGAAATTGAAGGCTGTGAAGTAATTTGGGTCATTAAAGATAAAGCAATTGGGAATACTTTCTTCGATGCAGGAGCAGCTGAATTCTTGACTTCAAAGCTCATTGATGAAAAACCAGAGGCTAAAATTGCACAAAAAAGAACCAGATATACAACTGAAG GACGGAAAAAGGAAGCACAAACCGGAGCTAATGCTGGTAACATAGGCAGCGCCCTGGGACCTGACTGGCATGAAGGGCTGGATCTTAAAGGAACAAAAGAG ttttctcatAAAATTCACATTGAAACCATGTGTGAAGTAAAGAAAATTTACCTTCAGGAAGAATTTAGAATTTCTGAGAAAAAATCCTTGTCTTTTCCAAGAGACCATCATGATCAGTCAGTTACTACTGACAAAG agatatgGCCTGTATATGTGGAACTGACCAATGAAAAGATATTTGGCTGCGATTTCATTGTCAGTGCTACAGGAGTTACACCAAATACAGAACCTTTTCTCTGTGGCAACAAT TTTGATGTAGGAGAAGATGGTGGCCTGAAGGTGGATGACCACATGCACACGTCCCTTCCTGACATCTATGCCGCAGGTGATATTTGCACAGCCTCCTGGCATCCCAGCCCTGTCTGGCAACAG ATGAGGCTGTGGACCCAGGCTAGGCAGATGGGCTGGTATGCGGCAAAGTGCATGGCTGCATCTAGTGTGGGAGAGTCCATTGACATGGATTTCAGCTTTGAACTTTTCGCTCATGTAACAAAATTTTTTAACTATAAG GTTGTATTACTGGGGAAATACAATGCACAGGGCTTGGGCTCAAACCATGAGCTACTGCTGAGGTGTACCAAAGGGCAGGAGTACATCAAAGCCGTCCTGCAGAACGGGCGAATGGTGGGCGCCGTCCTAATTGGTGAGACTGACTTagaagaaacatttgaaaatttaattttaaaccaGATGAACCTTTCAGCATATGGAGAAGATCTGCTGGATCCAAATATTGATATAGAAGATTATTTTGACTAA